The Balearica regulorum gibbericeps isolate bBalReg1 chromosome 30, bBalReg1.pri, whole genome shotgun sequence genome includes a window with the following:
- the PNPLA6 gene encoding patatin-like phospholipase domain-containing protein 6 isoform X2 — protein MGQSESEPQEEAEDASLTAVLPKLFAEEQLPTSAVLGAMLGLSLFAVIVAAAIVVLVRRLRLKKLPAQGTPKYRFRKRDKMLFYGRKIMRKVSQSTSSLVDTTISSTSRPRMKKKLKMLNIAKKFLRIQKELPTLQLKEPPPSVLEADLTEFDVANSHLPSEVLYMLKNVRVLGHFEKPLFLELCKHMVFQQCQQGDYVFRPGQPDTSIYVLQDGKLELFLTEPDGKETVMKEVFPGDSVHSLLSILDVITGHQRPYRTVCARAAEDSTVLRLPVEAFSAVFEKYPESLVRVVQIIMVRLQRVTFLALHNYLGLTNELFSHDMQPLRLFPQPGHAARTSPVRHGKRGLGGADEGREPADPLKAGGLETAAPPPPPLLSRCISMPVDISGIQKGPRSDFDMAYERGRISVSLQEDSTGALAAFSRSVSHEPKERKSVTVEEQPSGVYHYNYCEDDSATGDCPFGPYQGRQTSAIFEAAKRELVKLMKVEDPSLLNNRVLLHHAKAGTVIARQGDQDVSLHFVLWGCLHVYQRMIDKAEDVCLFLTQPGEMVGQLAVLTGEPLIFTIKANRDCTFLKISKSDFYEIMREQPSVVLSVAHTVAARMSPFVRQMDFAIDWMAVEAGRALYRQGDKSDCTYIALNGRLRSVIQKGSGKKELIGEYGRGDLIGVVEALTRQPRATTVHAVRDTELAKLPEGTLNNIKRRYPQVVTRLIHLLSQKILGNLQQLRGPFASSGLGMASSSEPTNPTSNLSTVAVLPVCDDVPTAAFTLELKHALNAIGPTLLLTSDIIRARLGSSALDSIQEYRLSGWLAQQEDIHRIVLYQTDCTLTPWTVRCIRQADCILIVGLGDQEPALGELEQMLENTAVRALKQLVLLHREDGPSPSRTVEWLNMRSWCSGHLHIKCPRRVFSRRSPTKLREMYEKVFEKSADRHSDFSRLARVLTGNTIALVLGGGGARGCSHIGVIKAMEESGIPIDMVGGTSIGAFIGALYAEERSAVRTKQRAREWAKCMNSVFETVLDLTYPITSMFSGSAFNASINKVFQDKQIEDLWLPYFNVTTDITASAMRVHTDGSLWRYVRASASYTPYLPPLCDPKDSHWLVDGCYVNNVPADIARNMGAKTVIAIDVGSQDETDLCNYGDSLSGWWLLWKRLNPWAEKVKVPDMAEIQSRLAYVSCVRQLEVVKSSSYCEYIRPPIDRFKTMDFGKFDEIYDVGYQHGKVVFDGWSRGDIIEKMVKDRRSADFYESKRMDVLTCPSAGFTDLAEIVSRIEPAKPYLSDGYADEESDYLTEYEDEGPEAARGEEDAFAPSEWASAGALEAEEEKTLRYRPSPAGDPSAPHT, from the exons ATGGGGCAGAGCGAATCTGAGCCGCAGGAGGAGGCGGAG GATGCGTCCCTGACGGCCGTGCTGCCCAAGCTCTTCGCCGAGGAGCAGCTCCCCACCAGCGCG GTGCTGGGGGCGATGCTCGGCCTCAGCCTCTTCGCCGTCATCGTCGCCGCCGCCATCGTGGTCCTGGTCCGCCGGCTGCGCCTTAAGA AGCTCCCTGCGCAGGGGACACCGAAATATCGTTTCCGAAAACGGGACAAGATGCTTTTCTACGGCCGCAAAATCATGCGCAAG GTCTCCCAATCCACCTCCTCCCTGGTGGACACCACCATTTCCAGCACCTCACGACCCCGGATGAAGAAGAAGCTGAAGATGCTCAACATCGCCAAAAA GTTCCTGCGCATCCAGAAGGAGCTGCCCACGCTGCAGCTGAAGGAGCCTCCGCCCTCGGTGCTGGAAGCCGATTTGACCGAATTCGACGTGGCCAATTCCCATCTTCCCTCCGAGGTCCTCTACATGCTCAAAAATGTCCG GGTGTTGGGCCACTTCGAGAAGCCGTTGTTCCTGGAGCTTTGCAAGCACATGGTTTTCCAGCAGTGCCAACAAGGTGACTACGTTTTCCGTCCCGGACAACCCGACACCAGCATCTACGTGCTGCAGGATGGCAAGTTGGAGCTCTTCCTCACCGAACCG GATGGGAAGGAGACGGTGATGAAGGAGGTGTTCCCCGGGGACAGTGTGCACAGCCTGCTCAGCATCCTTGATGTCATCACG GGCCACCAGCGACCATACCGCACGGTGTGTGCCCGGGCGGCAGAGGACTCCACTGTCCTACGGCTGCCAGTTGAAGCCTTCTCAGCCGTCTTCGAGAAGTACCCCGAGAGTTTGGTGCGGGTGGTGCAG ATCATCATGGTGCGCCTACAGCGTGTCACCTTCTTGGCTTTGCACAACTACCTTGGCTTGACGAACGAGCTCTTCAGCCAC GACATGCAACCGCTACGGCTCTTCCCCCAACCCGGCCATGCCGCCCGCACCAGCCCCGTCCGCCATGGCAAGCGGGGGCTCGGCGGTGCCGATGAGGGCAGGGAACCGG CCGACCCGCTGAAAGCCGGAGGCCTGGAgaccgccgcgccgccgccgccgccgctgttGAGCCGCTGCATCTCCATGCCGGTGGATATCTCCG GTATCCAGAAGGGTCCCCGCTCCGATTTCGACATGGCCTACGAGCGTGGCCGCATCTCGGTGTcgctgcaggaggacagcacCGGCGCCTTGGCCGCCTTCTCCAGG TCCGTCTCGCACGAGCCCAAGGAACGCAAGTCGGTGACGGTGGAGGAGCAGCCGTCTGGTGTCTACCACTACAACTACTGTGAGGACGATTCGGCAACCGGGGACTGTCCCTTCGGACCCTACCAGGGCCGCCAGACCAGCGCCATCTTCGAGGCTGCCAAGCGAGAGCTGGTCAAACTCATGAAGGTGGAG GACCCTTCTCTCCTCAACAACCGTGTCTTGCTCCATCATGCCAAAGCTGGGACAGTCATTGCCCGTCAAGGGGACCAG GATGTGAGCCTCCACTTTGTGCTGTGGGGCTGCCTACACGTGTACCAGCGGATGATTGATAAGGCGGAGGACGTCTGCCTCTTCTTGACGCAGCCTGGTGAGATGGTGGGACAGCTGGCCGTGCTCACCGGCGAGCCCCTCATCTTCACCATCAAGGCCAACCGTGACTGCACCTTTCTCAAGATCTCCAAGTCGGACTTCTATGA GATCATGCGGGAGCAGCCCAGCGTGGTGCTGAGTGTCGCCCACACTGTGGCTGCCCGTATGTCACCCTTCGTGCGCCAGATGGACTTTGCCATCGACTGGATGGCGGTGGAGGCTGGCCGGGCGCTCTACAG GCAGGGTGACAAGTCAGACTGTACCTACATTGCGCTCAACGGACGTCTCCGCTCCGTCATCCAGAAAGGCAGTGGCAAGAAGGAGCTCATCGGGGAGTATGGCCGTGGGGACCTCATCGGTGTG GTGGAAGCCCTCACCCGGCAGCCCCGTGCCACCACGGTCCATGCGGTCCGGGACACGGAGCTGGCCAAGCTGCCTGAGGGCACCTTGAACAACATCAAGCGCAGATACCCCCAG gttGTCACCCGCCTCATCCACCTCTTGAGCCAGAAGATCTTGGGAAACCTTCAGCAGCTCCGTGGCCCCTTTGCAA GCTCCGGCTTGGGCATGGCCTCCAGCTCAGAGCCCACCAACCCCACCAGCAACCTGTCAACTGTGGCAGTGCTGCCAGTGTGCGACGATGTGCCCACGGCTGCCTTCACGCTGGAGCTCAAGCACGCGCTCAACGCCATCG GTCCCACACTGCTCCTCACCAGTGACATCATCCGTGCCCGTCTTGGCTCCTCAGCGCTGGACAG CATCCAGGAGTACCGCCTGTCAGGCTGGCTGGCGCAGCAGGAGGACATCCACCGCATCGTCCTGTACCAAACTGACTGTACCCTGACGCCGTGGACCGTGCGCTGTATCCGTCAAGCCGACTGTATCCTCATCGTAGGGTTGGGCGACCAGGAACCGGCTCTGGGAGAG CTGGAGCAGATGCTGGAGAACACAGCGGTGCGTGCACTGAAGCAGTTGGTCCTCCTACACCGCGAGGATGGTCCCAGCCCTTCCCGCACCGTTGAGTGGCTCAACATGCGCAGCTGGTGCTCGGGCCACCTCCACATCAAGTGTCCCCGGCGTGTCTTCTCCCGCCGTAGCCCCACCAAACTG CGGGAGATGTATGAGAAGGTGTTTGAGAAGAGCGCCGACCGGCACAGCGACTTCTCCCGGTTGGCACGGGTCCTCACCGGCAACACCATCGCCCTCGTCCTGGGGGGTGGTGGAGCCAG GGGTTGCTCCCATATCGGGGTGATCAAGGCGATGGAGGAGTCGGGGATCCCCATCGACATGGTGGGTGGCACCTCCATCGGCGCCTTCATCGGGGCGCTCTATGCCGAGGAGCGCAGCGCCGTCCGCACAAAGCAGCGGGCGCGCGAGTGGGCCAAG tgCATGAATTCAGTGTTCGAGACCGTCCTGGACCTCACTTACCCCATCACCTCCATGTTTTCGGGTTCAGCCTTCAACGCCAGCATCAACAAGGTTTTCCAGGACAAGCAGATTGAG GACCTGTGGCTGCCCTACTTCAACGTCACAACCGACATCACGGCCTCGGCCATGCGGGTGCACACGGATG GCAGCCTTTGGCGCTACGTCCGAGCCAGTGCGTCTTATACCCCCTACCTGCCTCCGCTCTGCGACCCCAAGGACAGCCACTGGCTCGTGGACGGCTGCTATGTTAACAATGTCCCAG CTGACATCGCCCGCAACATGGGTGCCAAGACGGTGATCGCCATCGACGTGGGCAGCCAGGACGAGACGGACCTGTGCAACTATGGGGACAGCTTGTCTGGCTGGTGGCTTCTCTGGAAACGTCTTAATCCCTGGGCTGAAAAAGTCAAG GTGCCTGACATGGCGGAGATCCAGTCCCGCCTGGCCTACGTGTCGTGCGTGCGGCAGCTGGAGGTGGTGAAGTCCAGCTCGTACTGCGAGTACATCCGCCCCCCCATCGACCGCTTCAAGACCATGGATTTTGGCAAATTCGATGAGATCTAC GACGTAGGGTACCAGCACGGCAAGGTGGTCTTTGACGGCTGGAGCCGGGGCGACATCATCGAGAAGATGGTGAAAGACCGGCGTTCGGCTGATTTCTACGAGAGCAAGCGCATGGAC GTGCTGACGTGCCCCAGCGCTGGCTTTACCGACCTGGCAGAGATCGTGTCCCGCATCGAGCCCGCCAAGCCCTACTTGTCCGACGGATACGCCGACG AGGAGTCCGACTACCTCACCGAGTACGAGGACGAGGGGCCGGAGGCAGCACGGGGCGAGGAGGACGCGTTCGCCCCTTCCGAGTGGGCCAGCGCAGGCGCCTTGGAGGCT gaggaggagaagaccCTGCGGTACCGCCCGAGTCCGGCCGGGGACCCCTCTGCACCCCACACCTGA
- the PNPLA6 gene encoding patatin-like phospholipase domain-containing protein 6 isoform X1, translating into MGQSESEPQEEAEDASLTAVLPKLFAEEQLPTSAVLGAMLGLSLFAVIVAAAIVVLVRRLRLKKLPAQGTPKYRFRKRDKMLFYGRKIMRKVSQSTSSLVDTTISSTSRPRMKKKLKMLNIAKKFLRIQKELPTLQLKEPPPSVLEADLTEFDVANSHLPSEVLYMLKNVRVLGHFEKPLFLELCKHMVFQQCQQGDYVFRPGQPDTSIYVLQDGKLELFLTEPDGKETVMKEVFPGDSVHSLLSILDVITGHQRPYRTVCARAAEDSTVLRLPVEAFSAVFEKYPESLVRVVQIIMVRLQRVTFLALHNYLGLTNELFSHDMQPLRLFPQPGHAARTSPVRHGKRGLGGADEGREPADPLKAGGLETAAPPPPPLLSRCISMPVDISGIQKGPRSDFDMAYERGRISVSLQEDSTGALAAFSRSVSHEPKERKSVTVEEQPSGVYHYNYCEDDSATGDCPFGPYQGRQTSAIFEAAKRELVKLMKVEDPSLLNNRVLLHHAKAGTVIARQGDQDVSLHFVLWGCLHVYQRMIDKAEDVCLFLTQPGEMVGQLAVLTGEPLIFTIKANRDCTFLKISKSDFYEIMREQPSVVLSVAHTVAARMSPFVRQMDFAIDWMAVEAGRALYRQGDKSDCTYIALNGRLRSVIQKGSGKKELIGEYGRGDLIGVVEALTRQPRATTVHAVRDTELAKLPEGTLNNIKRRYPQVVTRLIHLLSQKILGNLQQLRGPFASSGLGMASSSEPTNPTSNLSTVAVLPVCDDVPTAAFTLELKHALNAIGPTLLLTSDIIRARLGSSALDSIQEYRLSGWLAQQEDIHRIVLYQTDCTLTPWTVRCIRQADCILIVGLGDQEPALGELEQMLENTAVRALKQLVLLHREDGPSPSRTVEWLNMRSWCSGHLHIKCPRRVFSRRSPTKLREMYEKVFEKSADRHSDFSRLARVLTGNTIALVLGGGGARGCSHIGVIKAMEESGIPIDMVGGTSIGAFIGALYAEERSAVRTKQRAREWAKCMNSVFETVLDLTYPITSMFSGSAFNASINKVFQDKQIEDLWLPYFNVTTDITASAMRVHTDGSLWRYVRASASYTPYLPPLCDPKDSHWLVDGCYVNNVPGSLWRYVRASMTLSGYLPPLCDPKDGNLLMDGGYINNPAADIARNMGAKTVIAIDVGSQDETDLCNYGDSLSGWWLLWKRLNPWAEKVKVPDMAEIQSRLAYVSCVRQLEVVKSSSYCEYIRPPIDRFKTMDFGKFDEIYDVGYQHGKVVFDGWSRGDIIEKMVKDRRSADFYESKRMDVLTCPSAGFTDLAEIVSRIEPAKPYLSDGYADEESDYLTEYEDEGPEAARGEEDAFAPSEWASAGALEAEEEKTLRYRPSPAGDPSAPHT; encoded by the exons ATGGGGCAGAGCGAATCTGAGCCGCAGGAGGAGGCGGAG GATGCGTCCCTGACGGCCGTGCTGCCCAAGCTCTTCGCCGAGGAGCAGCTCCCCACCAGCGCG GTGCTGGGGGCGATGCTCGGCCTCAGCCTCTTCGCCGTCATCGTCGCCGCCGCCATCGTGGTCCTGGTCCGCCGGCTGCGCCTTAAGA AGCTCCCTGCGCAGGGGACACCGAAATATCGTTTCCGAAAACGGGACAAGATGCTTTTCTACGGCCGCAAAATCATGCGCAAG GTCTCCCAATCCACCTCCTCCCTGGTGGACACCACCATTTCCAGCACCTCACGACCCCGGATGAAGAAGAAGCTGAAGATGCTCAACATCGCCAAAAA GTTCCTGCGCATCCAGAAGGAGCTGCCCACGCTGCAGCTGAAGGAGCCTCCGCCCTCGGTGCTGGAAGCCGATTTGACCGAATTCGACGTGGCCAATTCCCATCTTCCCTCCGAGGTCCTCTACATGCTCAAAAATGTCCG GGTGTTGGGCCACTTCGAGAAGCCGTTGTTCCTGGAGCTTTGCAAGCACATGGTTTTCCAGCAGTGCCAACAAGGTGACTACGTTTTCCGTCCCGGACAACCCGACACCAGCATCTACGTGCTGCAGGATGGCAAGTTGGAGCTCTTCCTCACCGAACCG GATGGGAAGGAGACGGTGATGAAGGAGGTGTTCCCCGGGGACAGTGTGCACAGCCTGCTCAGCATCCTTGATGTCATCACG GGCCACCAGCGACCATACCGCACGGTGTGTGCCCGGGCGGCAGAGGACTCCACTGTCCTACGGCTGCCAGTTGAAGCCTTCTCAGCCGTCTTCGAGAAGTACCCCGAGAGTTTGGTGCGGGTGGTGCAG ATCATCATGGTGCGCCTACAGCGTGTCACCTTCTTGGCTTTGCACAACTACCTTGGCTTGACGAACGAGCTCTTCAGCCAC GACATGCAACCGCTACGGCTCTTCCCCCAACCCGGCCATGCCGCCCGCACCAGCCCCGTCCGCCATGGCAAGCGGGGGCTCGGCGGTGCCGATGAGGGCAGGGAACCGG CCGACCCGCTGAAAGCCGGAGGCCTGGAgaccgccgcgccgccgccgccgccgctgttGAGCCGCTGCATCTCCATGCCGGTGGATATCTCCG GTATCCAGAAGGGTCCCCGCTCCGATTTCGACATGGCCTACGAGCGTGGCCGCATCTCGGTGTcgctgcaggaggacagcacCGGCGCCTTGGCCGCCTTCTCCAGG TCCGTCTCGCACGAGCCCAAGGAACGCAAGTCGGTGACGGTGGAGGAGCAGCCGTCTGGTGTCTACCACTACAACTACTGTGAGGACGATTCGGCAACCGGGGACTGTCCCTTCGGACCCTACCAGGGCCGCCAGACCAGCGCCATCTTCGAGGCTGCCAAGCGAGAGCTGGTCAAACTCATGAAGGTGGAG GACCCTTCTCTCCTCAACAACCGTGTCTTGCTCCATCATGCCAAAGCTGGGACAGTCATTGCCCGTCAAGGGGACCAG GATGTGAGCCTCCACTTTGTGCTGTGGGGCTGCCTACACGTGTACCAGCGGATGATTGATAAGGCGGAGGACGTCTGCCTCTTCTTGACGCAGCCTGGTGAGATGGTGGGACAGCTGGCCGTGCTCACCGGCGAGCCCCTCATCTTCACCATCAAGGCCAACCGTGACTGCACCTTTCTCAAGATCTCCAAGTCGGACTTCTATGA GATCATGCGGGAGCAGCCCAGCGTGGTGCTGAGTGTCGCCCACACTGTGGCTGCCCGTATGTCACCCTTCGTGCGCCAGATGGACTTTGCCATCGACTGGATGGCGGTGGAGGCTGGCCGGGCGCTCTACAG GCAGGGTGACAAGTCAGACTGTACCTACATTGCGCTCAACGGACGTCTCCGCTCCGTCATCCAGAAAGGCAGTGGCAAGAAGGAGCTCATCGGGGAGTATGGCCGTGGGGACCTCATCGGTGTG GTGGAAGCCCTCACCCGGCAGCCCCGTGCCACCACGGTCCATGCGGTCCGGGACACGGAGCTGGCCAAGCTGCCTGAGGGCACCTTGAACAACATCAAGCGCAGATACCCCCAG gttGTCACCCGCCTCATCCACCTCTTGAGCCAGAAGATCTTGGGAAACCTTCAGCAGCTCCGTGGCCCCTTTGCAA GCTCCGGCTTGGGCATGGCCTCCAGCTCAGAGCCCACCAACCCCACCAGCAACCTGTCAACTGTGGCAGTGCTGCCAGTGTGCGACGATGTGCCCACGGCTGCCTTCACGCTGGAGCTCAAGCACGCGCTCAACGCCATCG GTCCCACACTGCTCCTCACCAGTGACATCATCCGTGCCCGTCTTGGCTCCTCAGCGCTGGACAG CATCCAGGAGTACCGCCTGTCAGGCTGGCTGGCGCAGCAGGAGGACATCCACCGCATCGTCCTGTACCAAACTGACTGTACCCTGACGCCGTGGACCGTGCGCTGTATCCGTCAAGCCGACTGTATCCTCATCGTAGGGTTGGGCGACCAGGAACCGGCTCTGGGAGAG CTGGAGCAGATGCTGGAGAACACAGCGGTGCGTGCACTGAAGCAGTTGGTCCTCCTACACCGCGAGGATGGTCCCAGCCCTTCCCGCACCGTTGAGTGGCTCAACATGCGCAGCTGGTGCTCGGGCCACCTCCACATCAAGTGTCCCCGGCGTGTCTTCTCCCGCCGTAGCCCCACCAAACTG CGGGAGATGTATGAGAAGGTGTTTGAGAAGAGCGCCGACCGGCACAGCGACTTCTCCCGGTTGGCACGGGTCCTCACCGGCAACACCATCGCCCTCGTCCTGGGGGGTGGTGGAGCCAG GGGTTGCTCCCATATCGGGGTGATCAAGGCGATGGAGGAGTCGGGGATCCCCATCGACATGGTGGGTGGCACCTCCATCGGCGCCTTCATCGGGGCGCTCTATGCCGAGGAGCGCAGCGCCGTCCGCACAAAGCAGCGGGCGCGCGAGTGGGCCAAG tgCATGAATTCAGTGTTCGAGACCGTCCTGGACCTCACTTACCCCATCACCTCCATGTTTTCGGGTTCAGCCTTCAACGCCAGCATCAACAAGGTTTTCCAGGACAAGCAGATTGAG GACCTGTGGCTGCCCTACTTCAACGTCACAACCGACATCACGGCCTCGGCCATGCGGGTGCACACGGATG GCAGCCTTTGGCGCTACGTCCGAGCCAGTGCGTCTTATACCCCCTACCTGCCTCCGCTCTGCGACCCCAAGGACAGCCACTGGCTCGTGGACGGCTGCTATGTTAACAATGTCCCAG GCTCGCTCTGGCGGTACGTGCGAGCCAGCATGACCCTTTCTGGGTACCTACCGCCACTCTGCGACCCCAAGGACGGCAACTTACTGATGGACGGTGGTTACATCAACAAC cccGCAGCTGACATCGCCCGCAACATGGGTGCCAAGACGGTGATCGCCATCGACGTGGGCAGCCAGGACGAGACGGACCTGTGCAACTATGGGGACAGCTTGTCTGGCTGGTGGCTTCTCTGGAAACGTCTTAATCCCTGGGCTGAAAAAGTCAAG GTGCCTGACATGGCGGAGATCCAGTCCCGCCTGGCCTACGTGTCGTGCGTGCGGCAGCTGGAGGTGGTGAAGTCCAGCTCGTACTGCGAGTACATCCGCCCCCCCATCGACCGCTTCAAGACCATGGATTTTGGCAAATTCGATGAGATCTAC GACGTAGGGTACCAGCACGGCAAGGTGGTCTTTGACGGCTGGAGCCGGGGCGACATCATCGAGAAGATGGTGAAAGACCGGCGTTCGGCTGATTTCTACGAGAGCAAGCGCATGGAC GTGCTGACGTGCCCCAGCGCTGGCTTTACCGACCTGGCAGAGATCGTGTCCCGCATCGAGCCCGCCAAGCCCTACTTGTCCGACGGATACGCCGACG AGGAGTCCGACTACCTCACCGAGTACGAGGACGAGGGGCCGGAGGCAGCACGGGGCGAGGAGGACGCGTTCGCCCCTTCCGAGTGGGCCAGCGCAGGCGCCTTGGAGGCT gaggaggagaagaccCTGCGGTACCGCCCGAGTCCGGCCGGGGACCCCTCTGCACCCCACACCTGA